One genomic window of Roseateles sp. DAIF2 includes the following:
- a CDS encoding LysR family transcriptional regulator codes for MIELRSLRQFIAVAEELHFGRASARLHMTQPPLTQAIQKLEALLGAPLFERSSRSVALSPAGLALLPEARRLLAEAEGLPALVRAAAEGRRGRLRLGFVSTVGFGELPRWLRIFRERQPEVGLSLREATLDVQLQGFDADELDAGFVIHAPGALPPGFEALPIAREPLVLALSAEEAMARHERLAPADILAQPLVIFPREIAPSLFDAVLAFYRQHGAAPQIAQEAIQMQTIVNLVSAGMGLAWVPESVMGLQRSGVVYRRVSGPVPVCATSLIWRRDASPAVLRFVEHIRACLTGSG; via the coding sequence ATGATCGAGCTGCGCAGCCTGCGTCAATTCATCGCGGTGGCCGAGGAGCTGCATTTCGGCCGCGCTAGCGCGCGCCTGCACATGACCCAGCCGCCGCTGACGCAGGCGATCCAGAAGCTGGAGGCCCTGCTGGGCGCGCCGCTGTTCGAGCGCAGCAGCCGCTCGGTGGCGCTGAGCCCGGCCGGCCTGGCCCTGCTGCCGGAGGCGCGCCGGCTGCTGGCCGAGGCCGAGGGCCTACCCGCGCTGGTGCGCGCCGCGGCCGAGGGGCGGCGCGGCCGGCTGCGCCTGGGCTTCGTCTCGACGGTGGGTTTCGGCGAGCTGCCGCGCTGGCTGCGGATCTTTCGCGAGCGGCAGCCGGAGGTCGGCCTGAGCCTGCGCGAGGCGACCCTGGACGTGCAGCTGCAGGGCTTCGATGCCGACGAGCTGGACGCCGGCTTCGTGATCCATGCGCCGGGTGCCTTGCCGCCGGGCTTTGAGGCGCTGCCGATCGCACGCGAGCCGCTGGTGCTGGCGCTCAGCGCCGAGGAGGCCATGGCGCGGCACGAGCGCCTGGCGCCGGCCGACATCCTGGCCCAGCCGCTGGTGATCTTCCCGCGGGAGATCGCGCCCTCGCTGTTCGACGCGGTGCTGGCGTTCTACCGCCAGCATGGCGCGGCGCCGCAGATCGCGCAGGAGGCGATCCAGATGCAGACCATCGTCAACCTGGTCTCGGCTGGCATGGGCCTGGCCTGGGTGCCGGAATCGGTGATGGGCCTGCAGCGCAGCGGCGTGGTCTACCGGCGCGTGTCGGGGCCGGTGCCGGTCTGCGCGACCAGCCTGATCTGGCGCCGCGACGCCTCGCCGGCGGTGCTGCGCTTTGTCGAGCATATCCGTGCCTGTCTGACAGGCTCTGGCTGA
- a CDS encoding NUDIX hydrolase family protein has protein sequence MPETWPRLLLDGQPIGALAPGHLELALPLLAPHAVLRDGDLLWSPPPTARSALIQAAAEALRARGLIRGWRGELYACEAPVADPCSERGAELFRLERAAFRFFGLMSRAVHVNGWDAEGRMCCGRRAASKATDPGKLDNLAAGGLTAGEDLLDCARRELWEEAGVPPALSAGSLLQPAGVLRSRRAVPGEGLHDEVLHIYALRLPAGFTPRNQDGEVAEFLALAPEELRRRLAAGEFSPDATLVAASGLD, from the coding sequence ATGCCTGAGACCTGGCCACGCCTGCTGCTCGATGGCCAGCCCATCGGCGCGCTGGCGCCCGGCCATCTGGAGCTGGCGCTGCCGCTGCTGGCGCCGCATGCCGTGCTGCGTGATGGCGATCTGCTCTGGTCCCCGCCGCCCACGGCGCGCTCGGCGCTGATCCAGGCCGCGGCCGAGGCGCTGCGCGCGCGTGGCCTGATCCGCGGCTGGCGCGGCGAGCTCTATGCCTGCGAGGCACCGGTGGCCGATCCCTGCAGCGAGCGCGGCGCGGAGCTGTTCCGGCTGGAGCGCGCGGCCTTTCGCTTCTTCGGCCTGATGAGCCGCGCGGTGCATGTCAATGGCTGGGACGCCGAGGGCCGCATGTGCTGCGGCCGCCGTGCGGCGAGCAAGGCCACCGATCCGGGCAAGCTGGACAACCTGGCCGCCGGCGGCCTGACGGCCGGCGAGGACTTGCTGGACTGCGCACGTCGCGAGCTGTGGGAGGAGGCCGGCGTGCCGCCCGCGCTGAGCGCCGGCTCGCTGCTGCAGCCCGCCGGCGTGCTGCGCAGCCGCCGCGCGGTGCCGGGCGAGGGCCTGCACGACGAGGTGCTGCACATCTACGCGCTGCGGCTGCCGGCCGGCTTCACGCCGCGCAACCAGGATGGCGAGGTGGCCGAGTTCCTGGCGCTGGCGCCCGAGGAACTGCGCCGGCGCCTGGCGGCCGGCGAGTTCAGCCCCGATGCGACCCTGGTCGCGGCCTCAGGCCTCGATTGA
- the lgt gene encoding prolipoprotein diacylglyceryl transferase, which produces MLVHPQFDPIAIKLGPLAVHWYGLTYLAAFGLFLWLANLKVRQPQYAARGWTKRDVDDLLFFGVLGVVLGGRLGYVLFYKPGYYLHNLGEVLAVWKGGMAFHGGLLGVIVAMWLFAKLRQRSFFEVTDLIAPCVPTGLAAGRVGNFINGELWGRAADPSLPWAMVFPQAQDGGIARHPSQVYQFLGEGLLLFVLLWFYAKKPRATGQVSGMFLIGYGFFRFLAEFFREPDDFLGLRALSLSQGQWLSLPMIAAGVAIWLWAGRRKTS; this is translated from the coding sequence ATGCTGGTTCATCCCCAGTTCGACCCCATCGCCATCAAGCTCGGCCCGCTGGCCGTGCATTGGTACGGCCTGACCTATCTGGCCGCCTTCGGCCTGTTCCTCTGGCTGGCCAATCTGAAGGTGCGCCAGCCGCAGTACGCGGCCCGCGGCTGGACCAAGCGCGATGTCGACGACCTGCTGTTCTTCGGCGTGCTGGGTGTGGTGCTGGGCGGGCGGCTGGGCTATGTGCTGTTCTACAAGCCCGGCTACTACCTGCACAACCTGGGCGAGGTGCTCGCGGTCTGGAAGGGCGGCATGGCCTTCCATGGCGGGCTGCTCGGCGTGATCGTCGCGATGTGGCTGTTCGCCAAGCTGCGCCAGCGTTCCTTCTTCGAGGTGACCGACCTGATCGCGCCCTGCGTGCCCACCGGCCTGGCCGCGGGCCGGGTCGGCAACTTCATCAACGGCGAGCTGTGGGGCCGGGCGGCCGACCCCTCGCTGCCCTGGGCCATGGTGTTCCCGCAGGCGCAGGACGGCGGCATCGCCCGCCATCCCTCGCAGGTCTACCAGTTCCTCGGCGAGGGCCTGCTGCTGTTCGTGCTGCTGTGGTTCTATGCGAAGAAGCCACGCGCCACCGGCCAGGTGTCGGGCATGTTCCTGATCGGCTATGGCTTCTTCCGCTTCCTGGCCGAGTTCTTCCGTGAGCCGGACGACTTCCTGGGCCTGCGGGCGCTCTCCCTGAGTCAGGGACAATGGCTGTCCCTGCCGATGATCGCGGCGGGCGTCGCGATCTGGCTCTGGGCCGGGCGCCGCAAAACCTCCTGA
- a CDS encoding Na/Pi cotransporter family protein, producing the protein MLHLLNLLAAIALLVWGTYIVRTGVLRIFGANLREVLARSVSNRFYAICSGMGVTCLVQSSTATCLLITSFVGQGLMSTAGGLAVMLGADIGTALMTVVFSFDLSWLSPALIFTGVVLFISREKTTAGRLGRVAIGLGLITLALKLIVETTEPLIQSPAVRAILVALPNDLMIDILVGAVLTVMSYSSLAIVLLTATLAESGMVPAMMAMGLVLGANVGNGVLALPSTAKTTMAGRRLPVGNLLFKLATCAIVVPFLPMIHVELQHWLPTVHEQVIALHLGFNLLKTLLFVALVSPTAKLLERWMVAPPAPPATRPRHLDPMALATPSLAISCAAREALHQADVVETMLRGILPVIKNNDLQLSAELRRLDDQVDDLYSAIKFYLTQISREALSEREARRWTDIVSFTINMEQIGDTIERILEDIEDKKIKKARNFSEAGMAEISHLHERLLANLRLGMSVFLDGHVRDAQKLLEEKARFRDLELEYAGTHIARLQENTAQSIETSSLHLDLISDLKRINGHICSIAYPILDSAGVLAQTRLRATDERGMADA; encoded by the coding sequence ATGTTGCATCTGCTGAATCTGCTGGCCGCCATCGCGCTGCTGGTCTGGGGCACCTATATCGTCCGCACCGGGGTGCTGCGCATCTTCGGGGCGAATCTGCGCGAGGTGCTGGCGCGCAGCGTCAGCAACCGCTTCTACGCGATCTGCTCCGGCATGGGCGTGACCTGCCTGGTGCAGTCCAGCACGGCCACCTGCCTGCTGATCACCTCCTTCGTCGGCCAGGGCCTGATGTCCACCGCCGGCGGGCTGGCGGTGATGCTGGGTGCGGACATCGGCACCGCGCTGATGACGGTGGTGTTCTCCTTCGACCTGTCCTGGCTCTCGCCGGCGCTGATCTTCACCGGCGTGGTGCTGTTCATCTCGCGCGAGAAGACCACGGCCGGGCGGCTGGGCCGCGTCGCGATCGGCCTGGGCCTGATCACGCTGGCGCTGAAACTGATCGTCGAGACCACCGAGCCGCTGATCCAGAGCCCGGCGGTGCGCGCGATCCTGGTGGCCCTGCCCAACGACCTGATGATCGACATCCTGGTCGGCGCGGTGCTGACCGTGATGTCCTATTCCAGCCTGGCCATCGTGCTGCTGACCGCGACCCTGGCCGAGTCGGGCATGGTGCCGGCGATGATGGCGATGGGCCTGGTGCTGGGCGCCAATGTCGGCAACGGCGTGCTGGCCCTGCCGTCCACCGCCAAGACCACGATGGCCGGGCGCCGCCTGCCGGTCGGCAACCTGCTGTTCAAGCTGGCCACCTGCGCCATCGTCGTGCCCTTCCTGCCGATGATCCATGTCGAGCTGCAGCATTGGCTGCCGACCGTGCATGAGCAGGTGATCGCGCTGCACCTGGGCTTCAACCTGCTGAAGACCCTGCTGTTCGTCGCCCTGGTCTCGCCGACCGCCAAGCTGCTGGAGCGCTGGATGGTGGCCCCGCCCGCGCCGCCGGCCACCCGGCCGCGCCACCTGGACCCGATGGCCCTGGCCACGCCCTCGCTGGCGATCTCCTGCGCGGCGCGCGAGGCGCTGCACCAGGCCGATGTGGTTGAGACCATGCTGCGCGGCATCCTGCCGGTGATCAAGAACAATGACCTGCAGCTCTCGGCCGAGCTGCGCCGGCTCGACGACCAGGTGGACGATCTCTACTCGGCGATCAAGTTCTATCTGACCCAGATCTCGCGCGAGGCCCTGTCGGAGCGCGAGGCGCGGCGCTGGACCGACATCGTCAGCTTCACGATCAATATGGAGCAGATCGGCGACACGATCGAACGCATCCTCGAGGACATCGAGGACAAGAAGATCAAGAAGGCGCGCAACTTTTCCGAGGCCGGCATGGCCGAGATCAGCCACCTGCACGAGCGCCTGCTGGCCAATCTGCGCCTGGGCATGAGCGTGTTCCTGGACGGCCATGTGCGCGACGCGCAGAAGCTGCTGGAGGAGAAGGCGCGCTTCCGCGATCTGGAGCTGGAATACGCCGGCACCCATATCGCGCGCCTGCAGGAGAACACCGCGCAGAGCATCGAGACCAGCTCGCTGCACCTGGACCTGATCAGCGACCTGAAGCGCATCAACGGCCATATCTGCTCGATCGCCTACCCGATCCTCGACTCGGCCGGCGTGCTCGCCCAGACCCGCCTGCGCGCCACCGACGAGCGCGGCATGGCCGATGCCTGA
- the dnaQ gene encoding DNA polymerase III subunit epsilon, which yields MRQIFFDTETTGLYAEGGDRLVEIGCVEMVNRQLTGNNLHLYLNPERASHEEALKVHGLTEEFLSTKPKFAEVSEQFLDYVAGAELVIHNAPFDLGFINAELKRLGRPPITDIAGGVRDTLLMARDMFPGKANSLDALCRRLEVDNSNRTFHGALLDAELLAQVYINMTRGQDSLVIDDASGGGAGTGDGQMAAVDFSAFQLPVLAPTAAELQAHEAVLADLDKASGGKRIWQSA from the coding sequence ATGCGCCAAATCTTCTTCGACACCGAAACCACCGGCCTGTATGCCGAGGGGGGCGATCGCCTGGTCGAAATCGGCTGCGTCGAGATGGTCAACCGCCAGCTCACCGGCAACAACCTGCACCTCTACCTGAACCCCGAGCGCGCCAGCCATGAGGAAGCGCTGAAGGTGCACGGCCTGACCGAGGAGTTCCTCTCCACCAAGCCCAAGTTCGCCGAGGTCTCCGAGCAGTTCCTCGACTATGTGGCCGGGGCCGAGCTGGTGATCCACAACGCGCCCTTCGACCTCGGTTTCATCAACGCCGAGCTGAAGCGCCTGGGCCGCCCGCCGATCACCGACATCGCCGGCGGTGTGCGCGACACGCTGCTGATGGCGCGCGACATGTTCCCCGGCAAGGCCAACTCGCTGGACGCGCTGTGCCGCCGCCTGGAGGTGGACAACTCGAACCGGACCTTCCACGGCGCGCTGCTGGATGCGGAGCTGCTGGCCCAGGTCTATATCAACATGACCCGCGGGCAGGACTCGCTGGTGATCGACGACGCCAGCGGCGGCGGTGCCGGCACGGGCGATGGCCAGATGGCCGCGGTCGATTTCAGCGCCTTCCAGCTGCCGGTGCTGGCGCCCACCGCGGCCGAGCTGCAGGCGCATGAGGCGGTGCTGGCCGATCTCGACAAGGCCAGCGGCGGTAAAAGAATCTGGCAAAGCGCTTGA